Proteins from a genomic interval of Crassostrea angulata isolate pt1a10 chromosome 7, ASM2561291v2, whole genome shotgun sequence:
- the LOC128193133 gene encoding ELMO domain-containing protein 2-like, giving the protein MLSDWLQNAWTTLFFFLIRPMWKWVLRRATGKCELLRITYEERKGAKRTLKIERSLKLSNVPYLHQLSKEEDVDILVAAEEVMRIKQIVPEVHMKFRGDFQNCLCQICGYKRLTREVEMMRKTPYSQENPEHEEKLMKLWEILMPDEKLESRKSKQWSIIGFQGEDPMTDFRGMGILGLNQLLYFAIQYSDQLKHLLSRSHHPKYGYSLAIVGINLTNMIYQALVNGPLRTHFYNIAEKAPRIQDFHEVYCHVFWEFDKFWFDEEPVDIMQFGPMRDKFNRKLLHKLSKSQTILQSEFQKKE; this is encoded by the exons ATGTTGAGTGATTGGTTGCAAAATGCTTGGACTACCCTGTTCTTCTTTCTGATACGTCCCATGTGGAAGTGGGTTCTACGAAGAGCAACAGGAAAATGTGAACTTCTGCGTATTACTTATGAAGAAAGAAAGGGGGCTAAAAGAACTCTCAAAATAG AGAGAAGTCTTAAACTTTCGAATGTTCCATATCTTCATCAGCTCAGCAAGGAAGAGGATGTGGATATTCTTGTAGCCGCTGAAGAGGTTATGAGAATTAAGCAGATTGTGCCAGAGGTTCACATGAA atttaggGGAGATTTTCAAAATTGCCTGTGTCAAATATGTGGATACAAAAGATTAACAAGAGAAGTGGAAATGATGAGGAAGACACCATATTCCCAAGAAAATCCAgaacatgaagaaaaattaatgaag CTATGGGAAATCTTAATGCCAGATGAGAAGTTGGAATCCAGAAAATCCAAACAGTGGTCTATTATAGGATTTCAAGGGGAGGATCCAATGACAGATTTCAGAGGCATGGGTATTTTAGGCCTCAATCAACTTTT GTATTTTGCCATACAATATTCTGATCAGCTAAAACATCTTCTCTCTCGATCTCATCATCCTAAATATGG ATACTCCTTGGCAATTGTTGGTATCAATTTAACCAATATGATTTACCAAGCATTAGTGAATGGACCGCTACGCACTCACTTCTACAATATAGCAGAAAAAGCACCAAGAATCCAAGATTTCCATGAGGTTTATT GTCATGTGTTCTGGGAATTTGACAAGTTTTGGTTTGACGAAGAGCCAGTTGACATCATGCAGTTTGGGCCAATGAGGGACAAATTTAACCGAAAACTGTTACATAAACTGTCCAAAAGTCAGACCATTCTACAGTCTGAATTtcaaaaaaaggaataa